From the Clostridiales bacterium FE2011 genome, one window contains:
- a CDS encoding PBP1A family penicillin-binding protein codes for MFGKKKREEDNFEEFEEYSSDEGYEPQFPENRDPDAYDEPMDEAEYYPEESGYDEYEETYDGEEAYDNEAYEEESSWARDDEEYDEDYDEEPEDKPEPRSIFRPETRKPNFVVSVLLNTIRVLIVIVVLAGVAGLGALAGIAKGYVDTAPELNLVAMDTQAQTSFIYDCNGNLITEYKGTENRVLVSLAAMPKMLRNAFIAVEDARFYSHNGVDLKRIVGALVFNLTSSSTQGGSTITQQLIKNTLLSSEQSYKRKIQEAYLALQLENRYTKDQILETYLNTIFLGENYYGVQVAAQGYFGKNLGELSIRECAILAGTTNNPYYYNPRRNLYTRKSDEKDYAAVTNNRTNYVLRCMYENQFITKEQYEEALNPATAHVLQEAPSSGDSMYKYPHYVEYAVKEVVNIFLELNGLEDNATNRAAMENKLRTGGYRVRLAIDPNIQETVETTLQNWSKYPSLRDPSDKVFRTKNSDGTYTETIEPQAACAVLDYRTGELKAIVGSRTEVTARKTLNRATDMKMPVGSSIKPIAVYAPALELGCSPATVVYNMPIPISGWKDSKGNDSWPKNYGGGGYVGPETLRTAMAKSHNTSAASTLMSYVGVERSVDFLHRLGIDDGHIDATPFGLSLGSSGITPLQMTVAFGVLANGGVYQEPISVLGISDSANHVVWDGHQHQERRKVFSPSTSWLIVDMLKTAVQSGTGTSAKISGQIVGGKTGTNSDQKGVFFSGMTGYYASALWVGHDNYKALSSKSTGSGAAAPLWQAYMSKIHQGLDKKDILDGNPSDYGLVKVTTCAVSGQLATEACRNDAMGYGVVTDWWAKGTEPTVNCQMHTNMTVCAESGMPPSPNCPYTVTRGVVTIPTGHPLYNLLGQYQSVIEEYLGSTAVTSNTVCTLHSGFYQQPTMPDQFPGYDQGGYQGGYDQGGSDQSFADARQVLTMAETMMASMDPNSEQYRAIQNAADYLRMLIGGGGANQSDVMSAMQTLTQALGGIY; via the coding sequence ATGTTCGGTAAGAAGAAACGGGAAGAAGATAACTTCGAAGAATTCGAAGAATATTCTTCCGATGAAGGCTACGAACCGCAGTTCCCTGAAAACAGGGATCCTGATGCGTATGACGAGCCGATGGATGAAGCGGAGTATTATCCCGAAGAGTCCGGATATGATGAATACGAGGAAACCTACGACGGAGAAGAGGCCTACGACAACGAGGCTTACGAAGAGGAATCTTCCTGGGCGCGGGATGACGAGGAGTACGACGAGGATTATGACGAGGAGCCGGAAGACAAACCGGAACCCCGCAGTATTTTCCGCCCGGAAACCCGGAAACCGAATTTTGTCGTCAGTGTGCTGCTGAACACGATCAGGGTGCTGATCGTGATTGTGGTGCTTGCCGGTGTGGCCGGACTGGGCGCACTGGCCGGAATTGCCAAGGGTTATGTGGATACGGCTCCCGAACTAAACCTGGTGGCAATGGATACCCAGGCACAGACCTCTTTCATTTATGATTGCAACGGTAATCTGATTACTGAATACAAAGGAACAGAAAACCGGGTGCTGGTATCGCTGGCCGCGATGCCCAAGATGCTTCGCAATGCTTTTATCGCAGTGGAAGACGCCCGTTTCTATTCCCATAACGGTGTGGACCTGAAGCGTATTGTGGGCGCCCTTGTGTTCAACCTGACTTCTTCCTCCACACAGGGCGGTTCCACCATTACCCAGCAGCTGATCAAGAATACCCTGCTTTCCTCGGAACAGAGCTATAAGCGGAAAATCCAGGAGGCCTATCTGGCCTTGCAGCTGGAAAACCGGTACACCAAGGATCAGATCCTGGAAACCTATCTGAACACGATTTTCCTGGGTGAAAACTATTACGGCGTGCAGGTGGCGGCACAGGGCTATTTCGGTAAAAACCTGGGCGAACTGAGTATCCGGGAATGCGCGATACTGGCCGGTACGACCAACAACCCTTACTACTATAATCCGCGGCGGAATCTGTATACCCGCAAGAGTGACGAAAAGGACTATGCCGCGGTAACCAACAACCGGACGAATTATGTGCTCCGGTGTATGTATGAAAACCAGTTCATCACTAAGGAACAGTATGAAGAAGCCCTGAACCCGGCCACGGCACACGTCCTGCAGGAGGCTCCGTCGTCAGGAGACAGCATGTACAAGTATCCCCATTATGTGGAGTACGCTGTGAAGGAAGTTGTAAACATCTTTCTGGAGCTGAACGGCCTGGAGGATAACGCAACGAACCGGGCAGCCATGGAAAACAAGCTCCGTACCGGCGGTTACAGGGTGCGGCTGGCAATTGATCCCAACATCCAGGAGACGGTGGAAACCACGCTGCAGAACTGGAGCAAGTATCCGTCCCTGCGGGATCCGTCAGACAAGGTGTTCCGGACAAAGAACTCCGACGGCACCTATACAGAAACCATTGAGCCCCAGGCGGCCTGCGCGGTGCTGGATTACCGGACGGGTGAGCTGAAGGCGATTGTCGGTTCCCGTACTGAAGTGACAGCAAGGAAGACCCTGAACCGGGCTACGGACATGAAGATGCCGGTCGGTTCTTCCATCAAGCCGATTGCGGTTTACGCACCGGCCCTGGAACTGGGCTGCAGCCCGGCCACGGTGGTTTACAACATGCCGATACCGATTTCCGGCTGGAAGGATTCCAAGGGAAACGATTCCTGGCCGAAGAACTACGGCGGAGGCGGCTATGTGGGTCCTGAAACCCTGCGCACTGCCATGGCCAAGTCTCATAATACATCCGCGGCATCCACACTTATGTCCTATGTGGGCGTGGAACGCAGCGTGGACTTCCTGCACCGGCTGGGTATTGACGACGGCCACATCGATGCCACTCCCTTCGGCCTGAGCCTTGGTTCCTCCGGTATTACCCCGCTGCAGATGACGGTTGCCTTCGGCGTACTGGCCAACGGCGGCGTTTACCAGGAGCCTATATCCGTGCTGGGTATTTCCGATTCCGCAAATCATGTGGTATGGGATGGACACCAGCACCAGGAACGGCGCAAGGTTTTCTCGCCCAGCACTTCCTGGCTGATCGTAGACATGCTGAAGACCGCGGTACAAAGCGGTACCGGTACAAGCGCAAAGATCAGCGGACAGATCGTGGGCGGTAAGACCGGTACAAACTCCGACCAGAAGGGCGTATTCTTCTCCGGTATGACCGGATACTACGCTTCCGCCCTGTGGGTCGGTCATGACAACTATAAGGCACTGTCCTCCAAGTCCACAGGTTCCGGCGCGGCCGCGCCGCTGTGGCAGGCCTACATGAGCAAGATCCACCAGGGCCTGGACAAGAAGGATATCCTGGACGGCAATCCTTCCGATTACGGCCTGGTGAAGGTAACCACCTGTGCGGTGAGCGGCCAGCTGGCTACGGAAGCCTGCCGGAACGACGCAATGGGATACGGTGTTGTGACAGACTGGTGGGCTAAGGGAACCGAACCGACTGTGAACTGCCAGATGCATACCAACATGACAGTCTGTGCTGAGTCCGGAATGCCGCCTTCTCCCAATTGTCCGTATACTGTGACACGCGGCGTAGTAACGATCCCGACAGGACATCCCCTGTATAACCTGCTGGGACAGTACCAGTCAGTCATTGAGGAATACCTGGGATCGACGGCTGTGACAAGCAATACGGTCTGTACCCTGCACAGCGGATTCTATCAGCAGCCCACGATGCCTGATCAGTTCCCCGGATATGACCAGGGCGGCTATCAGGGCGGTTACGACCAGGGCGGTAGCGATCAGTCTTTTGCTGACGCCAGACAGGTGCTGACGATGGCGGAGACCATGATGGCCTCCATGGACCCGAACAGCGAGCAGTACCGTGCGATCCAGAACGCGGCGGATTACCTGCGGATGCTGATCGGCGGAGGCGGGGCGAATCAGTCCGATGTGATGAGCGCCATGCAGACCCTGACGCAGGCGCTGGGAGGAATTTATTAA
- the clpB gene encoding ATP-dependent chaperone ClpB, whose protein sequence is MNMNQFTQKTVNALQRAQSLAIEYQHMQVEQEHLMLALTEDESELIPQLLTKCGISVPAFVSGLKENLDRTPRVSGSGREPGKVYIANDVEQALVEAEKIAQRMKDEYLSVEHVWMGLCAKASANVKRLLKAQGYRDDAFLKALSEVRGAARVTSDTPEDTYDALKKYGSDLVDLARKQKLDPVIGRDSEIRNVIRILSRKTKNNPVLIGEPGVGKTAIAEGLAQRIVRGDVPDSLKDKTIFSLDMGSLIAGAKFRGEFEERLKAVLAEIKKSDGRIILFIDELHTIVGAGKADGAMDAGNILKPMLARGELHCIGATTLNEYRQYIEKDAALERRFQPVMVSEPTVEDTIAILRGLKERYEVFHGVKIQDNALIAAATLSNRYITDRFLPDKAIDLVDEACAMIRTEIDSLPTELDDVRRHIMQLEIEEAALKKDDDPLSRAHLDEVQKELAEQRDQFNTMKARWEAEKEAIGKVTGLREEIERVNAEIEQAERSYDLNRAAELKYGELPKLKQELEKEEAIAEESKGENSLLRDRVTEEEIARIVGRWTGIPVSKLMEGEREKLLHLEDVLHERVIGQDEAVKKVSEAILRSRAGIQDPNRPLGSFLFLGPTGVGKTELAKALAQALFDDEKNMVRIDMSEYMEKFSVSRLIGAPPGYVGYDEGGQLTEAVRRRPYCVVLFDEVEKAHPDVFNVLLQVLDDGRITDSQGRTVDFKNTILIMTSNLGSEFILDGIADGEITPEAREQVDRLLKTRFRPEFLNRIDEIVCYKPLTRNEIGSIVGLMIKNLNRRLEDKQLKVKLTDAALNAVIDRGFDPVFGARPLKRYLQSKVETLIARKVIAADVAPGTELTVDLDANGEIVIA, encoded by the coding sequence ATGAATATGAATCAGTTCACGCAAAAGACAGTCAATGCCCTGCAGCGGGCTCAGTCTCTTGCCATCGAATATCAGCATATGCAGGTGGAACAGGAGCACCTGATGCTCGCCCTGACCGAGGATGAAAGCGAACTTATCCCCCAGCTTCTCACTAAGTGCGGCATTTCCGTGCCCGCGTTTGTCAGCGGCCTGAAGGAAAACCTGGACCGTACGCCCCGTGTTTCCGGTTCCGGCCGGGAGCCCGGCAAGGTCTACATCGCCAATGATGTGGAGCAGGCCCTGGTGGAAGCGGAAAAGATCGCCCAGCGCATGAAGGACGAGTATCTCTCCGTTGAGCATGTCTGGATGGGACTTTGTGCCAAGGCTTCTGCCAACGTCAAGCGCCTGCTGAAAGCCCAGGGATACCGCGATGACGCCTTCCTCAAGGCGCTCAGCGAAGTCCGCGGCGCTGCCCGTGTCACCTCTGACACGCCGGAAGACACCTATGACGCGCTGAAGAAGTACGGCTCCGATCTGGTGGATCTGGCCCGGAAGCAGAAGCTGGATCCGGTCATCGGCCGGGACAGTGAAATCCGGAATGTCATCCGTATCCTTTCCCGTAAAACGAAGAACAACCCGGTCCTGATCGGTGAACCCGGTGTCGGTAAAACCGCCATCGCCGAAGGCCTGGCTCAGCGGATTGTCCGTGGCGACGTACCAGACAGCCTGAAGGATAAGACCATTTTCTCCCTGGATATGGGCAGCCTGATCGCCGGCGCCAAGTTCCGCGGTGAGTTTGAAGAGCGTCTGAAGGCCGTTCTGGCGGAAATCAAGAAGAGCGACGGCCGCATCATCCTGTTCATCGATGAGCTGCACACCATCGTCGGTGCCGGCAAGGCGGACGGCGCCATGGACGCCGGCAACATCCTGAAGCCTATGCTGGCCCGGGGTGAGCTCCACTGTATCGGTGCCACCACCCTGAACGAGTACCGTCAGTATATCGAGAAGGATGCCGCCCTGGAACGTCGTTTCCAGCCCGTCATGGTTTCCGAGCCTACCGTTGAAGATACCATCGCTATCCTGCGCGGTCTGAAGGAACGGTATGAAGTTTTCCATGGCGTCAAGATCCAGGACAATGCCCTGATCGCCGCCGCCACCCTCTCCAACCGCTACATTACCGACCGGTTCCTGCCGGATAAGGCCATCGACCTGGTGGATGAAGCCTGCGCTATGATCCGTACGGAGATCGATTCCCTTCCTACCGAGCTGGACGATGTCCGCCGTCATATCATGCAGCTGGAGATTGAGGAAGCTGCCCTGAAGAAGGATGACGATCCCCTCTCCCGCGCACACCTGGATGAAGTGCAGAAGGAGCTGGCGGAGCAGCGGGATCAGTTCAATACCATGAAAGCCCGCTGGGAAGCGGAAAAAGAGGCCATCGGCAAGGTCACCGGCCTGCGCGAGGAAATCGAACGCGTCAATGCCGAGATCGAACAGGCCGAGCGTTCCTATGACCTGAATCGCGCCGCGGAACTGAAGTATGGTGAACTGCCGAAACTGAAGCAGGAGCTGGAAAAGGAAGAAGCCATTGCCGAGGAAAGCAAGGGCGAAAACAGCCTCCTCCGCGACCGGGTAACGGAAGAAGAAATCGCCCGGATCGTCGGCCGCTGGACCGGTATCCCGGTATCCAAGCTGATGGAAGGCGAGCGCGAGAAGCTGCTCCACCTGGAGGACGTCCTGCATGAGCGGGTCATCGGCCAGGATGAAGCTGTGAAGAAAGTGTCCGAAGCCATCCTGCGTTCCCGTGCCGGCATTCAGGATCCGAACCGTCCCCTGGGTTCCTTCCTGTTCCTCGGCCCCACCGGTGTCGGTAAAACCGAGCTGGCCAAAGCCCTGGCACAGGCCCTCTTCGACGATGAAAAGAACATGGTCCGGATCGATATGTCCGAGTACATGGAAAAGTTCAGTGTCTCCCGGCTGATCGGTGCACCTCCCGGATATGTGGGCTATGATGAAGGCGGCCAGCTGACTGAAGCGGTCCGTCGCCGTCCCTACTGCGTCGTTCTGTTTGATGAAGTGGAAAAGGCCCACCCGGATGTCTTCAACGTTCTCCTGCAGGTGCTGGATGACGGCCGGATTACCGACAGCCAGGGCCGCACCGTGGACTTCAAGAACACCATCCTGATCATGACCAGCAACCTGGGCAGCGAGTTCATCCTCGACGGCATCGCCGATGGTGAAATCACTCCGGAAGCCCGGGAGCAGGTGGACCGCCTGCTGAAGACCCGCTTCCGTCCCGAGTTCCTGAACCGGATTGACGAAATCGTCTGCTACAAACCCCTGACCCGAAACGAGATCGGTTCCATCGTGGGCCTGATGATCAAAAACCTGAACCGCCGCCTGGAGGACAAACAGCTGAAGGTCAAACTGACCGACGCCGCCCTGAATGCCGTCATCGACCGGGGCTTCGATCCCGTCTTCGGTGCCCGTCCCCTTAAGCGTTACCTGCAGAGCAAGGTGGAAACCCTCATTGCCCGTAAAGTCATCGCCGCGGATGTGGCTCCCGGCACCGAGCTGACCGTGGACCTGGATGCCAATGGCGAAATCGTCATTGCTTAA
- a CDS encoding sigma-70 family RNA polymerase sigma factor: METVKGPDSKETRIEHMVTQYQLPLLRLCIMYLHDEEQAKDAVQETFIKAYRNLDSFRNDASEKTWLTRIAINTCKNMYRSGWFRHMDRSVTLDMIAERPAPADEYDDELTTAIMNLPVKLRETALICWLQGMTYDEAADMLGISRQAVGSRLNRARRKLRFAMEGSDKA, from the coding sequence GTGGAAACTGTCAAGGGCCCTGACAGCAAGGAAACACGAATTGAACATATGGTAACCCAATACCAGCTCCCGCTGCTGCGTTTGTGCATTATGTACCTGCATGATGAGGAGCAGGCGAAGGATGCGGTACAGGAAACATTTATCAAAGCATACCGGAATCTGGACAGCTTCAGGAATGACGCGTCTGAAAAGACCTGGCTGACCCGGATTGCGATCAATACCTGCAAGAATATGTACAGGTCCGGATGGTTCAGACATATGGACCGTTCAGTGACACTGGATATGATTGCTGAACGTCCCGCTCCGGCGGATGAGTACGACGATGAACTGACAACCGCGATCATGAATCTTCCCGTTAAACTGCGGGAGACAGCCCTGATCTGCTGGCTGCAGGGAATGACATATGACGAGGCTGCCGACATGCTGGGGATCTCCCGACAGGCTGTGGGCAGCAGACTAAACCGTGCAAGACGGAAACTGCGGTTTGCTATGGAAGGAAGTGATAAAGCATGA